The window AACATTGTACATTTCCGGAGTTTTATCAGATAAATTTGGGAGGAAACCATTTGTTATTACCTCATGTGCTTTAATGGTCATTTTCTTGGTTGGCATTCCTTTTAGTCCTAATGTAACAGTTGCGGCAATATTCGCCGCATTAGCTGGAGTAGCAAATGCATGCATGGATTCAGGAACCTATCCTGCTTTAATGGAGATTTTTCCAAAGTCTGCAGGTGCTGCAACTGTCTTAGTTAGAGGATTTATTTCAATCGGAGCAATTATATTACCACTAATGGTCGTTTATTTTATGAACCATGGTATTTTTTATGGAGTTTCTTTTTTCATACCAGCCCTTATTTATTTCATTAATATTTTTTATCTTTCTAAAAAGAAGTTTCCGTGTCTTACTAGCCAAGTTATAAAAAAGAAGAATGTTCAGGATCACGGTAAAGAATATGTGAGCAAACCAAGATTTTGGTTAGAGGGACTTTGCTTAATTTTAATCGGGTTTACTGGACCTGCGTTATTATATATTGTCCAACTTTGGTTGCCAACCTTTGGTCAACAAGTAATCGGCCTGAATGAGGCAGCTTCGTTGAAATTGCTTACCTACTATAGCATTGGTTCACTAGTTTCTGTTTTTACATTAACACTGATTTTACACAAAATCGTAAAGCCTGTAACCGTAGTACTTATCTATCCCGTTATATCCATATTAGCTTTAATTTCTTTATTCTTTTTTCAGTCACCTATAGGTGTAATCATTAGTTCGTTTACAATTGGTTTTTCTATTTCCGGAGTTTTGCAACTAGCACTTACCGTTATGAGTGAATTCTTCGGAGAAAGGAAGGGCCAAATAACAGGTTTCATCTATACATCAACATCCATTGCATATACCATAATCCCTTTAATTACCGGCTTCATTTTGAAAAATGGGAATGTATCAGGAATCTTTTTGTTTGCTATCCTTATTAATTTCATTGGCATTTGTTTAGCCGTATTGGTTAAATATCGTTTTATTAAGGTATTTTATCGCAAAAATGTAACAGTTGGTGATGTGGCTTAATCGGCTATTCAAGGAAAAGAATGATCAATTTGCGGTTTTCGACCGTTGTAATGGAAAAAATCCGGCGCCCAACTTAGGCACCGGATTTTTTCCATTCGTCCAGCTTCAGCGCCTAGGGTCATAAGCCCCTGGGCAAGGCGTTTCTGCTTTTGTTCTTAAACGTGTTTGCCCATCTGTAAGTATACCTCTTTGCCGTAGTTGATCGCATAATTGCGAAACTGTGAAGTGGCGGGGGATAGATAGCGATTCTTGATGCTGGCAATATAAATAAAGCGCTGATGAGCCGGGTTTGTGATTGGTAAAACCTTAACATCGAAATATTTCAACGATGAAATACGGGGAATAACAGCAATTCCATAATTAACTGATACAAGGCCTGCCATCGCATTATCTTCTTCGACTTTACACGCAATTTTGGGTGTGAAGCCGACTTTAGCAAATAGACTATCAATAATTGGCCGAATACCACTTTCTTCATTAAAGAACACAAAAGGGTATGGTGCAGTTTCACTTAAATCAATACTTTCATTGGCCGCAAGTGGATGATTGAGTGGGACAATGACAACGAGCTCCTGTTCAACAAGCGGAACGAAGTCGACGTCTGGCTCATTTTCAACAAACGAGCAAAAGGCTATATCGAATTTTTCATCTTTTAAGTCTTTAATAATGGTTTTTGTGGTCCCTTGATGAAATGAGAAAGAAATATCTTTAAAGTCTGCTTGAGCGGAAAAGGACTGGATCAAGGTTGGAACAAAACCGGGTCCTAATGTATAAATAAAGGCTAAATCAATCATGCCGAGCGACGGACTTGTCAATTCTCGTAATTTCTTTTCGCCCTTTTCAAGCTCGTCCAATGCTCGAGTTACATAGGTGAGATAAAAACGGCCATATTTGGTCAAGCGAATATTCCGACCTTGTTTTTCAAATAAATAGGTTCCCAATTCTTTTTCCATTTCAGAAATAGCATGACTTAAGCTCGGCTGGGTAATCGATAGCGAAGCTGCTGCTTGCGTAATATGCTCCATTTTGGCAAGTACCCTAAAATATTGAAGTTGTCTTAAATTCATCTTTTCAAAGTCCCTTCTTTTCATGATTGGCCTGTATTTTCGTGGATGCAAAAGCATAGTTAATTTCTATTAATAAAGCTTAAAATATGAATTAGATTTATGATAACAGAGGAAATATAATAAATCTATAGAAGCTTTGTGAAGAGATTAACATGGACTATTTTCATATTTTCAGTCTCTTTATAAAAGAAAATATTATTCGTGTATTTATATGTGAAAAGGGTAACAAATTACGTTTCTATTTGTGAATTAGTTCACAATATTGACAAACCTTTATTCAAAATAATCCATTTGGAGGAGAAAAATAATGACTGAGTATCAGACTATTTTATCGCCACTAACAGTTAAAAGAATGACAATTAAAAACCGTATTGTAATGCCGCCAATGGGAACCAATTTTGCTGGAGCAGATGGTGAATTTAATGACCAACATATAAAATATTATGAGCAAAGAGCAAAGGGTGGGACAGGCTTAATCATTATCGAAAATGCATGCGTTGCCTTTCCACAGGGTTCTAATGGGACAACTCAGATTCGAATTGATCAAGATAAGTTTATCCCAGCTATGTATCGGTTGACAGAAAAATTACACAACCACGGTGTAAGAGTAGCGATCCAAATTAATCATTCAGGTGCATCTGCAGTTCCTGAAAGAATCGGTGGACAGCCCGTTTCAGCTTCAAATATTCCTTCAAAATCTGGCGGTGCCATTCCAAGACCTCTAGAGAAGGAAGAAATTCTCGAAATCGTTGAGCAATATGGTAAGGCCGCGAAAAGAGTAGTAGCTGCAGGCTTTGATGCTATTGAGATCCATGCAGGACACTCTTACTTACTATGCCAATTCTTATCACCGGTCTATAACAATCGGACTGATGAATTTGGTGGCAGCTACGAAAACCGGGCTAGATTTACAAGGATGGTAATCGATCGGGTCAGAGCAGAGGTTGGACCGTTTTTCCCAATTAGCTTAAGATTTAGTGCAGATGACTTTGTAAAGGGTGGAAACACATTAGAAGACACGCTAAACATTTTGGAGTTTCTAAATGATGAAGTAGATATTTTTAACGTATCAGCGGCTTTAAATGACACATTACAATATCAAATTGATCAAATGAATTTTCCAGATGGTTGGCGTTCGTATATGGCAAAGGCAGTAAAAGAAAAATTTAATAAGCCAACAATTGCAACGGGGAACATCCGTAATCCTAAAATCGCCGAGGCTATTTTAGCAGAAGGTTCAGCTGATTTAATCGGAATGGGTCGTGGTTTAATAGCTGATCCAAATTGGGTAGCGAAGGTTGAAAAGGGCCAAGAAGACATGATTAGAAAGTGCGTGTCTTGTAATATAGGTTGTGCCGGTCACCGGATCGGTTTAAATCGGCCACTTAGATGTACCATCAATCCTGATTTGTTTTATGGGGAAGTATACAAAGAAAGAAAAGTAAAGAGACCAACAACTGTTGTCGTCATTGGTGGTGGAACAGCAGGTTTGGAAGCCGCTTGTACGGCAGCTGAAGTAGGCTGTAAAACATTCTTAGTCGAACAAAAATCATATTTAGGTGGACTAGCGAGAGAAATTTCCAGACTTCCTGATAAAAAAAGAATTGAAGACTTCCCTAACTACCTTGTTAAAAGAAGTGAAAAACTTGATAACTTGGTAACTTTTATGAATACGAAAGCAGATATTGACTTAGTGGAAAGTTTCAACCCTGATGTTGTAGTCAATGCGACTGGATCAAAACCATTACTTCCTCCAATCAAAGGCTTGTTAGAAATTATTGATAAGGGTGGCAATGTACACTCAATCTTTGGACTGTTAAATAAAATAGATCAATTCCCAAATGTTGAAGGTAAAAAGGTTGCTGTTATTGGTGGTGGCGCTGTTGGTCTAGATGTGGTTGAATTCTTCGCTGAAAGAGGTGCAATTGTCTCTATCGTCGAAATGATGCCATTGTTAGGAAAAGATTTAGATGTCATTACAAGACTTTCGATGATGACGATGTTAGAAGAGAAGAATGTCAGTGTTCATACCAAAACTGCCTTAACTGAAGTAGCTGAGGATCATTTTAAAGTTAAATTCGAAGGTCAGGATTCAATGATTGATTTTGATTATGGATTTGTTTGCTTAGGAATGAAGCCAGAAAACCCTGGATTAAATGAATTACAAGCCTACTATGCGGATAAAAATGTAGAGGTTGTTAATATTGGCGACAGTTGGGCAACGAGAAAAATCATGGATGGAGTTCGTGAAGGAAGAAACATCCTAACAACACTAGAAAAAATTGGTGCCTTTAAGGAAGAAACCACTCCAAGTAGAGAGAGTAGTGCTGAAACACCAGTGTTTGCAGAGGTTTTTTAAATCAGGAGTTTTCAACACACTTGACATCCAATAAACTTTTATGAAAAATTGGTAGGAGGAATTATTCTCCTGCCAATTTTTAGTTGCACTCAAAGGAATGATTATGATGACAGCACGAATTACTGGTAAAACAAAATTAATAGGATTATTAGGAACACCGATTTCACATAGTTTGTCACCTGCGATGCATAACGAAGCCTTTGCTAAACTTGGTTTAGATTATGTTTATTTGGCATTTGATGTTGAGAATGAACAATTGCCAGACGTTATAAAAGGATTTCGCGTTTTGAATATCCGTGGATTTAACGTTACGATGCCAAATAAGACATTAGTGTGTAAGTACCTAGACCAGTTGTCGCCTGCTGCAGAGCTTGCTGGTTCTGTAAATACGGTGGTTAATGATGGTGGTGTTCTAACAGGTCATATTACTGATGGAATAGGTTATATGAAGGCTTTAACCGAAGCCAATATTGATATAATCGGGAAAAAAATGACGATTGCCGGTGCTGGTGGTGCGGCCACTGCGATTTGCATTCAAGCTGCTTTAGATGGAGTGAAAGAAATCTCGATTTTTAACAAAAAGGATGAATTTTTCATCAGAGCAGAACAAACTGCGAGAGATATTACTAACAAGACAAACTGTAAAGTACAAATATTCGATATAGATGATGCAGCTAAATTACGCGAAGAAATCGCTACTAGCAGTATATTTACTAACGCTACGTCAGTCGGGATGAAACCTTTGGAGGGGCTGTCAGTCATTCAGGACCCATCCATGTTACATCAAGACCTGATTGTATCCGACGTTGTCTATATTCCCAAAAAGAGTAGACTGCTGGAAATGGCTGAAGAACAGGGCTGTCGCACAATTAATGGTCTTGGCATGATGTTATGGCAAGGTGCAAGAGCATTTGAAATTTGGACAGGTGAAGAAATGCCTGTTAAAGCGATCAAAGAATTATTGTTTTAAAAATTAATTAAATAATAAACGTATGGGCTGACGGAGAAACTCGTCAGCCTATTTGTTTTGTATTTTGTATAAAATGAAAATAGTGATTTTAGTCACTCCTCCGCAGCGCTAAGGAGATTATGATGATAATAGTTCTTAAACAAATTAATAGCCTTAGAAGACAATTTAAAAATAAGGTTCTTTTCTAAAAGACTGTTGTTTTTTTAATAGGTTTTGTGAAAAGCAAACCGTTGATAAAGAAGTTGATTGGAGCGGAAGGTGCGAGACTCCTGCGGGAGCAGCGGGACAGGTGAGACCCCACAGGCGCTTAAGCGCCGAGGAGGCTCACCGCCCGCCCCTAAGGTGCGCGAGCATCCTGGGCGGAAATCAACCGCACTTCCCTGTTGGTGTATAGCAACAAAGTTACGCCAAAAATAAAAACTGATTCATGATTATTGGAGGTAAAACACATGAGTGAAAAGCTGATTGAACAAATATATGAAAAGCTGGAAGAGGTTTTAGACCCTGAACTGGGGATAGACATCGTAAATTTAGGACTCGTTTATGATGTTCGGGTAAGTGAAGAAAATGATGTTGAAATAGAAATGACGATGACTTCAATGGGCTGTCCAATGGCGGGACAAATTATTAGTGATGTAAAGATGAAACTGTCTTTATCAATAAAAGAGCTAAGAGGTATAGAGGTGCAAATTGTTTGGAATCCACCTTGGTCAAAAGAAAAAATGTCACGGTATGCAAAAATTGCTTTAGGAATTCATGATTAATCAAAAAAAGGGTATCATTCATTTGATAAATGTACTAAAATATGAAATTAGAGTGACAAATTGAGTTATAAAGCGACAAATAACATCAAAAAAACCGACATAAAACCGAGCGCAACTCCGAATTATATATGTGACAACTAGTTAGGTGAATGAGAATGGAGAGATGTAAGAAATATGTTTTGGAAAAAAATTGAAGGTATTAACCTTTGGAAGGTCAACCGAGTTTTCAATAAGCTGGCTCTCTCTAAAGCAAATTTAAAACAAAAGGTGAATAATGGGGTGGTAGTGATTCCGTTAGAACCCAAGAAAGTCCGTGAGCTTACTACTTCCTCTGCAAAACGAAAGATAGAGGAAAAGGTGCGAGAAACTGAAGGCTTCGAGGTCTTTCGAATCTGTTTACTAGAAGATTGTGACCCTATTTATAAAGAGCAATTAACATTGTTTGGCGTTTCCAGATGGTTGGAAATCCCTTTAAAATACACATAAAACGGTGCCTGACACCCCTGAAACTTAAAGG of the Bacillus sp. 1NLA3E genome contains:
- a CDS encoding MFS transporter, whose protein sequence is MRGNKYIGTVSSLYLNYFVYGMVNIILASHMSFLTEQLNTDKSGVSFLVAAIGMGRLLTLYISGVLSDKFGRKPFVITSCALMVIFLVGIPFSPNVTVAAIFAALAGVANACMDSGTYPALMEIFPKSAGAATVLVRGFISIGAIILPLMVVYFMNHGIFYGVSFFIPALIYFINIFYLSKKKFPCLTSQVIKKKNVQDHGKEYVSKPRFWLEGLCLILIGFTGPALLYIVQLWLPTFGQQVIGLNEAASLKLLTYYSIGSLVSVFTLTLILHKIVKPVTVVLIYPVISILALISLFFFQSPIGVIISSFTIGFSISGVLQLALTVMSEFFGERKGQITGFIYTSTSIAYTIIPLITGFILKNGNVSGIFLFAILINFIGICLAVLVKYRFIKVFYRKNVTVGDVA
- a CDS encoding LysR family transcriptional regulator, whose product is MNLRQLQYFRVLAKMEHITQAAASLSITQPSLSHAISEMEKELGTYLFEKQGRNIRLTKYGRFYLTYVTRALDELEKGEKKLRELTSPSLGMIDLAFIYTLGPGFVPTLIQSFSAQADFKDISFSFHQGTTKTIIKDLKDEKFDIAFCSFVENEPDVDFVPLVEQELVVIVPLNHPLAANESIDLSETAPYPFVFFNEESGIRPIIDSLFAKVGFTPKIACKVEEDNAMAGLVSVNYGIAVIPRISSLKYFDVKVLPITNPAHQRFIYIASIKNRYLSPATSQFRNYAINYGKEVYLQMGKHV
- a CDS encoding NAD(P)/FAD-dependent oxidoreductase, translated to MTEYQTILSPLTVKRMTIKNRIVMPPMGTNFAGADGEFNDQHIKYYEQRAKGGTGLIIIENACVAFPQGSNGTTQIRIDQDKFIPAMYRLTEKLHNHGVRVAIQINHSGASAVPERIGGQPVSASNIPSKSGGAIPRPLEKEEILEIVEQYGKAAKRVVAAGFDAIEIHAGHSYLLCQFLSPVYNNRTDEFGGSYENRARFTRMVIDRVRAEVGPFFPISLRFSADDFVKGGNTLEDTLNILEFLNDEVDIFNVSAALNDTLQYQIDQMNFPDGWRSYMAKAVKEKFNKPTIATGNIRNPKIAEAILAEGSADLIGMGRGLIADPNWVAKVEKGQEDMIRKCVSCNIGCAGHRIGLNRPLRCTINPDLFYGEVYKERKVKRPTTVVVIGGGTAGLEAACTAAEVGCKTFLVEQKSYLGGLAREISRLPDKKRIEDFPNYLVKRSEKLDNLVTFMNTKADIDLVESFNPDVVVNATGSKPLLPPIKGLLEIIDKGGNVHSIFGLLNKIDQFPNVEGKKVAVIGGGAVGLDVVEFFAERGAIVSIVEMMPLLGKDLDVITRLSMMTMLEEKNVSVHTKTALTEVAEDHFKVKFEGQDSMIDFDYGFVCLGMKPENPGLNELQAYYADKNVEVVNIGDSWATRKIMDGVREGRNILTTLEKIGAFKEETTPSRESSAETPVFAEVF
- a CDS encoding shikimate dehydrogenase, with product MTARITGKTKLIGLLGTPISHSLSPAMHNEAFAKLGLDYVYLAFDVENEQLPDVIKGFRVLNIRGFNVTMPNKTLVCKYLDQLSPAAELAGSVNTVVNDGGVLTGHITDGIGYMKALTEANIDIIGKKMTIAGAGGAATAICIQAALDGVKEISIFNKKDEFFIRAEQTARDITNKTNCKVQIFDIDDAAKLREEIATSSIFTNATSVGMKPLEGLSVIQDPSMLHQDLIVSDVVYIPKKSRLLEMAEEQGCRTINGLGMMLWQGARAFEIWTGEEMPVKAIKELLF
- a CDS encoding metal-sulfur cluster assembly factor; this encodes MSEKLIEQIYEKLEEVLDPELGIDIVNLGLVYDVRVSEENDVEIEMTMTSMGCPMAGQIISDVKMKLSLSIKELRGIEVQIVWNPPWSKEKMSRYAKIALGIHD